ATGGGGACCACGGGCGAGTCCTTGCTGGAACCCGTGTTCATGCCCCACGACTTGGCGAGATTCAAGAACAATTGCGAGCGAGCCCGCAAATTGGACACCCGTTCTGGTTCGTCCTCCAACAAACGGATGGCGGCCAGTGCGGCCGCCGAGTTCGAGGGCGTGATACCGACGCTGAAGACGAATCCCGGAGCGGTGTACTTCAGATACTGCACCACAGCCTGGCAACCGGCAATGTAGCCGCCGCAGCTGCCGAAGGCCTTGCTCAGCGTGCCCATCCACAAATCGACATCGCCGGGATGTACGTCGTAATACTCGCCGATGCCGCGACCACGTCGGCCCAGTACGCCGACTGAGTGTGCTTCGTCCACCATCAGGAAGGCGTTGTGGCGTTTCTTGACCTCGATGAAGCGGGGGAAATCAGGAATGTCGCCATCCATGCTGTACACGCCTTCGACGGCGATCAAAACGCGACGATACTCGCCGCGTAAATCGGTTAACAGACGGTCGACCGCCCGCCAGTCATTGTGCGGGAACGGCCGCCTTCGCGCGCCGGACAGGATGCACCCCTGCACAATGCTGTTGTGCGCCAGCGCGTCGTGCAGCACCAGGTCGCCGGGACCAAACAAATGGCCCACCGTGGTTTCGTTGGTGGCATGTCCGCCGACAAATACGATCGAGTCTTCGGCGCCGATCATGTCGGCGATCGCCAATTCCAGATCGCGGTGCACGACCTTGTTGCCAGACACCAGGCGGCTGGCCGAGACCGATGTGCCGTATTGGTCGATGGCTTCTTTGGCGGCCTTGGCGACTGTACCATCGCCCGACATACCGAGGTAATTGAAGCTGGAAAAATTGATTAGCTCGCGTCCGCCAACCACGGTCGTGTCGGTGGCCACCTGTTCGTGCAGGTGAAAGAACGGATTGGCCAACCCTGTCTCTTCCAGCAAGTCCAGACTCTGTTTCAGCTTCAGATACTCGGGGAACTTGTCAAAGCAGTAGCTTTCCTGCGGAATCACTTGGGCTTCCTGGTGGCGTGACTTTTTCGTTCCGCTACCCAAATAGATCTCGGCCGCTTCGAGCACCTGGCGGCAGGTTTCCAGCTCGGGCATGACATCTTCCGGGAAGCGTCCACCGAAGCGCTCTTCGAGCGAGGCCAGAATCTCCATCCGCTCGAGCGAATCGAGTCCAAGGTCGCTAATCGTGGTGTCGAGCGATAGGTCCGCGGCGCGGTCTTTGGCGATGCGGCGAACCTCTTCGATCACGGCTTCCGACTTGTCAATCGCGGACGCCGCGTGCCCATTGCCGTTTCGCGCTGAGCCATTGCCGTTGGCGACATGGGGAACGTGCCCCACGCCGTTGTGTCCCAGCAACCCGGCCGACAAGCTTTGGAACGTTTCTGCCGCCGACTTCGGGGTAGAAAGCGTGCACGATTCTCCGGCCGTGTTGGCAACGCGGCCGTTCGTGCGCTTGGCAGAACTGTGGCCATTGCTGCCAGAAGTAGTGAGGGCCTCGTCGGCCTTCTCTTGGGGAACGGCGTCCCAGCGGGCCACGATGTCCAACGTTCCACCCACGAGCGCCGCACGGCAGGCATTACGCTGAATTTTTCCGCTCGACGTTTTGGGAATCCCGCCCGACTTCAACAGGACGACGCAATCCACGATCAACTCGTGCTCTCGCGAAACGTCGCGACGAATCGTCTCGATGATGGCATTGGCTTGGCTGCGACCGCCACGATCTACTTCGCAAGCCACGACCAGCCGCGGTGTCTCTTCGTCATCGATCGTAAACGTGGCGATGCAGCTGGGGCGAATCCCGCTGTGAGCGTGCTCGACCGTTTGTTCGATGTCGTTCGGATAGTGGTTCAGTCCGCGAATGATGATCAGGTCCTTCAGGCGGCCGGTGATGAATAACTCACCCCGATCGAAGAATCCGAGATCGCCGGTGCGCAAGAAAGGGCCCTCGCCTGTATCGGCCAAATGGGCACGAAATACATTGCCCGTCTCTTCCGGACGATTCCAGTATCCGAGCGCGACACTGGGGCCTTTGACCCACACTTCGCCAATCTTGCCGTCGGGACAGCGGATCAACGATTCGGGATCGGCGATCACTGTTTGTTGGTCTGGCGCCGTTTCGCCCGAGCCCACCAGGCAGCGCCCGTCGGACTCGTCGACGACCTGGGCCTGGCCGTTCTCTAAACCTTCGGGCCGATAGGCGCGGATCACCGGCAGGGCGTCCTTGTAGCCACCCGAGACGATCAGCGTGGCCTCGGCCAAGCCGTAACACGGATAGAACGCCTCGCGCCGGAAGCCACAGGACTCGAACGCTTCGCTGAATCGGTCGATCGTCTCGGCGCGAACCGGTTCTGCGCCGTTGAATGCTAGCGACCACTGACTGAGGTCCAACTCGGCCCGTTGTTCGGGCGTCGTTTTCCGCACGCACAAGTCGTAGGCGAAATTCGGCCCGCCGCTGATCGTAGCCCGATAGCGCGAGATGGCTTGCAACCATCGCAATGGCTTCTGCAAAAACGCCACCGGAGACATGAGCACATTCGGCCGTCCGATGAACATCGGCTGCAGGATACCCCCGATCAACCCCATGTCGTGATAGCTGGGCAGCCAGAATACGGCGCTCCCGGTACGCGAGCTTTGCTCGTAGAGATGCTTGATCAGCCCCGAATTGTGAATCAGATTGCCGTGGGTCAGCATCACCCCCTTCGGACGACCGGTCGATCCCGAGGTGTATTGCAAGAACGCTAGCGTGCCCGGGCCGATGTCTGGGTATTCCCAAGCCGATTCAATGCCGCCGTGCGGTTCGTCGGTGGCCCGCCAGCTGACTTTCATCAGGTCGCGGCTGTGCTTCAACAGCGGTTGAACCCGCTCTAAGACAGCACTCGTCGTCAGCGCC
The sequence above is drawn from the Pirellulales bacterium genome and encodes:
- a CDS encoding aminotransferase class I/II-fold pyridoxal phosphate-dependent enzyme codes for the protein MLDQTRGSFFGPPNLVDLLRHLAAHKADDMAFTYLADGEVEEVPITYGELDRQARAIAAWLQAHGLQGQRALLLYPPGLEFIASFFGCQYAGVVAVPAYPPRMNRSLTRIQAIAADCDARVALTTSAVLERVQPLLKHSRDLMKVSWRATDEPHGGIESAWEYPDIGPGTLAFLQYTSGSTGRPKGVMLTHGNLIHNSGLIKHLYEQSSRTGSAVFWLPSYHDMGLIGGILQPMFIGRPNVLMSPVAFLQKPLRWLQAISRYRATISGGPNFAYDLCVRKTTPEQRAELDLSQWSLAFNGAEPVRAETIDRFSEAFESCGFRREAFYPCYGLAEATLIVSGGYKDALPVIRAYRPEGLENGQAQVVDESDGRCLVGSGETAPDQQTVIADPESLIRCPDGKIGEVWVKGPSVALGYWNRPEETGNVFRAHLADTGEGPFLRTGDLGFFDRGELFITGRLKDLIIIRGLNHYPNDIEQTVEHAHSGIRPSCIATFTIDDEETPRLVVACEVDRGGRSQANAIIETIRRDVSREHELIVDCVVLLKSGGIPKTSSGKIQRNACRAALVGGTLDIVARWDAVPQEKADEALTTSGSNGHSSAKRTNGRVANTAGESCTLSTPKSAAETFQSLSAGLLGHNGVGHVPHVANGNGSARNGNGHAASAIDKSEAVIEEVRRIAKDRAADLSLDTTISDLGLDSLERMEILASLEERFGGRFPEDVMPELETCRQVLEAAEIYLGSGTKKSRHQEAQVIPQESYCFDKFPEYLKLKQSLDLLEETGLANPFFHLHEQVATDTTVVGGRELINFSSFNYLGMSGDGTVAKAAKEAIDQYGTSVSASRLVSGNKVVHRDLELAIADMIGAEDSIVFVGGHATNETTVGHLFGPGDLVLHDALAHNSIVQGCILSGARRRPFPHNDWRAVDRLLTDLRGEYRRVLIAVEGVYSMDGDIPDFPRFIEVKKRHNAFLMVDEAHSVGVLGRRGRGIGEYYDVHPGDVDLWMGTLSKAFGSCGGYIAGCQAVVQYLKYTAPGFVFSVGITPSNSAAALAAIRLLEDEPERVSNLRARSQLFLNLAKSWGMNTGSSKDSPVVPIILGNSLHCLEMSQAMERRGVNVQPILHPAVEEKAARLRFFITSIHTEEQIRYTVETLAEELAKIDPGYINRGSPEPAHRASLESVSR